Proteins encoded together in one Tripterygium wilfordii isolate XIE 37 chromosome 14, ASM1340144v1, whole genome shotgun sequence window:
- the LOC120014439 gene encoding BES1/BZR1 homolog protein 2-like: MTSGGSSGRMPTWKERENNKRRERRRRAIAAKIYSGLRAQGNYKLPKHCDNNEVLKALCSEAGWIVEQDGTTYRKAYKPSLSPAEMTGTSVNISACSSVQPSPQSSSFPSPVPSYHASPTSSSFPSPTRFDANPSMYLLPFLRNIASIPNNLPPLRISNSAPVTPPLSSPTSGSKRKIDWESLSNDYLNPLFNASAPSSPSRRLHLKPATIPECDESDTSTVDSGRWMSFQTVAPLAAPPSPTFNLVKPLVLESDFRDVAAEKGRGPEFEFENGRMKPWEGERIHEIGVDDLELTLGSRKTGS; encoded by the exons ATGACCAGCGGTGGATCTTCGGGGAGGATGCCAACATGGAAGGAAAGAGAGAACAACAAGAGGAGGGAGCGGAGGAGAAGAGCCATAGCTGCTAAGATCTACTCAGGTCTTAGAGCTCAAGGAAACTACAAGCTTCCTAAGCACTGCGACAATAACGAGGTCTTGAAGGCTCTCTGCTCCGAGGCTGGTTGGATCGTTGAACAAGACGGCACCACTTATCGAAAG GCATACAAGCCATCTTTATCTCCGGCAGAGATGACAGGAACTTCGGTGAACATCAGCGCTTGCTCTTCTGTTCAACCAAGTCCACAATCCTCGTCGTTCCCTAGCCCTGTACCTTCCTACCATGCCAGTCCGACATCATCTTCATTTCCCAGCCCGACCCGATTCGATGCCAACCCGTCTATGTACCTTCTACCATTTCTTCGTAACATTGCTTCCATTCCGAATAATCTCCCTCCTCTTCGAATTTCCAATAGTGCCCCTGTAACTCCTCCGCTTTCTTCCCCTACTTCGGGTTCGAAGCGAAAAATTGACTGGGAATCGCTTTCAAATGATTATCTAAATCCTCTTTTCAACGCCTCTGCTCCTTCGAGTCCTTCACGCCGTCTCCATCTCAAGCCGGCCACGATACCGGAGTGCGACGAATCTGATACGTCCACCGTTGACTCCGGTCGCTGGATGAGTTTTCAGACGGTAGCGCCTCTGGCTGCTCCGCCTTCACCGACATTTAATCTTGTCAAACCTTTGGTTCTGGAGAGTGATTTCCGGGATGTTGCTGCAGAGAAGGGGAGGGGCCCAGAGTTCGAGTTTGAAAATGGTAGGATGAAGCCATGGGAGGGTGAGAGAATTCATGAAATTGGTGTTGATGATCTGGAGCTTACACTCGGGAGTAGAAAGACGGGGAGTTGA